In Streptomyces ambofaciens ATCC 23877, a single genomic region encodes these proteins:
- a CDS encoding TatD family hydrolase: MPSNAPADKNAAPPLPEPLRVPVADSHTHLDMQSGTVAEGLAKAASVGVTTVVQVGCDLAGSRWAAETAAAHDAVHATVALHPNEAPRIVHGDPDGWSRQGARQPGGEAALDDALAEIDRLAALEQVKGVGETGLDYFRTGPEGKAAQERSFRAHIEIAKRHGKALVIHDRDAHADVLRVLKEEGAPERTVFHCYSGDAEMAEICAGAGYYMSFAGNVTFKNAQNLRDALAVAPAELLLVETDAPFLTPVPYRGRPNAPYLVPVTVRAMAAVRGVDEDTLATALAANTARAFGY, encoded by the coding sequence ATGCCTTCGAACGCCCCGGCCGACAAGAACGCGGCCCCGCCGCTCCCCGAACCCCTCCGCGTCCCGGTCGCCGACTCGCACACCCACCTCGACATGCAGTCGGGCACGGTGGCGGAGGGCCTCGCCAAGGCCGCGTCGGTCGGTGTCACGACCGTCGTCCAGGTCGGCTGCGACCTCGCGGGCTCCCGCTGGGCCGCCGAGACGGCCGCGGCCCACGACGCCGTGCACGCCACCGTCGCCCTGCACCCCAACGAGGCGCCGCGCATCGTGCACGGGGACCCCGACGGCTGGTCCAGGCAGGGTGCCCGGCAGCCCGGCGGGGAGGCGGCGCTCGACGACGCGCTCGCCGAGATCGACCGGCTGGCCGCGCTGGAGCAGGTCAAGGGCGTCGGCGAGACGGGGCTCGACTACTTCCGCACCGGGCCCGAGGGCAAGGCGGCCCAGGAGCGGTCCTTCCGCGCCCACATCGAGATCGCCAAGCGGCACGGCAAGGCCCTGGTCATCCACGACCGCGACGCCCACGCCGACGTCCTGCGCGTCCTCAAGGAGGAGGGCGCCCCCGAGCGCACCGTCTTCCACTGCTACTCCGGCGACGCCGAGATGGCCGAGATCTGCGCGGGCGCCGGCTACTACATGTCCTTCGCCGGGAACGTCACCTTCAAGAACGCCCAGAACCTGCGCGACGCCCTCGCCGTCGCCCCGGCCGAGCTGCTCCTGGTGGAGACCGACGCGCCGTTCCTGACGCCGGTGCCCTACCGGGGGCGGCCGAACGCCCCCTATCTGGTGCCGGTCACGGTGCGTGCCATGGCCGCGGTGCGGGGCGTCGACGAGGACACGCTCGCGACGGCCCTCGCGGCGAACACGGCCCGCGCCTTCGGCTACTGA
- a CDS encoding ABC-F family ATP-binding cassette domain-containing protein yields MAVNLVNVENVSKVYGTRALLDGVSLGVSEGDRIGVVGRNGDGKTTLIRLLAKLEEPDTGRVTQSGGLRLGVLTQHDSLDPAATVRHEVIGDLADHEWAGNAKIRDVLTGLFGGLDMPGFPQGLDTVIGPLSGGERRRIALAKLLIDEQDLIVLDEPTNHLDVEGIAWLAQHLRARRSALVCVTHDRWFLDQVCTRMWDVQRGDVYEYEGGYSDYVFARAERERIAATEETKRQNLVRKELAWLRRGAPARTSKPRFRVEAANELIADVPPPRDSSELMKFASSRLGKTVFDLEDVTVQAGPKVLLKHVTWQLGPGDRIGLVGVNGAGKTSLLRDLANAAYSDGEQQPAGGRVKVGRTVKLAYLSQEVAELDPTWRVLEAVQRVRERVDLGKGREMTAGQLCETFGFGKEKQWTPVGDLSGGERRRLQLLRLLMDEPNVLFLDEPTNDLDIETLTQLEDVLDGWPGSMIVISHDRFFVERTTDRVFALLGDGALRMLPRGIDEYLERRRRMEEAAAANAPAAAVKPAAEVPEKSAADVRAAKKELQKIERQLDKVSEKEARLHTRIAENATDFAKVAELDAELRELAGQREELEMRWLELAEDA; encoded by the coding sequence ATGGCCGTCAACCTGGTCAATGTCGAGAACGTCAGCAAGGTGTACGGCACCCGTGCCCTGCTCGACGGGGTCTCCCTCGGCGTCTCCGAAGGGGACCGCATCGGCGTCGTCGGCCGCAACGGCGACGGCAAGACCACGCTGATCCGGCTGCTCGCCAAGCTGGAGGAGCCGGACACCGGCCGCGTCACCCAGTCCGGCGGGCTGCGGCTCGGCGTCCTCACCCAGCACGACTCCCTCGACCCCGCGGCGACCGTGCGCCACGAGGTCATCGGCGACCTCGCCGACCACGAGTGGGCGGGCAACGCCAAGATCCGCGACGTCCTGACGGGTCTCTTCGGCGGCCTGGACATGCCGGGCTTCCCGCAGGGGCTGGACACCGTCATCGGGCCGCTCTCCGGCGGCGAGCGGCGCCGGATCGCGCTCGCCAAGCTGCTCATCGACGAACAGGACCTCATCGTCCTCGACGAGCCCACCAACCACCTCGACGTCGAGGGCATCGCCTGGCTCGCCCAGCACCTGCGCGCACGCCGCTCGGCCCTCGTCTGCGTCACCCACGACCGGTGGTTCCTCGACCAGGTCTGCACCCGCATGTGGGACGTGCAGCGCGGTGACGTGTACGAGTACGAGGGCGGCTACTCCGACTACGTCTTCGCCCGCGCCGAGCGCGAGCGGATCGCCGCCACCGAGGAGACCAAGCGGCAGAACCTGGTCCGCAAGGAGCTGGCCTGGCTCCGGCGCGGTGCCCCCGCCCGCACCTCCAAGCCCCGCTTCCGCGTCGAGGCCGCCAACGAGCTGATCGCCGACGTGCCGCCGCCCCGGGACAGCAGCGAGCTGATGAAGTTCGCCTCGTCCCGGCTCGGCAAGACCGTGTTCGACCTGGAGGACGTCACCGTCCAGGCCGGTCCCAAGGTGCTGCTCAAGCACGTCACCTGGCAGCTCGGCCCCGGCGACCGCATCGGCCTCGTCGGCGTCAACGGCGCGGGCAAGACCTCCCTGCTCCGGGACCTCGCGAACGCCGCGTACAGCGACGGGGAGCAGCAGCCCGCGGGCGGGCGGGTCAAGGTCGGCAGGACCGTCAAGCTGGCCTACCTGTCCCAGGAGGTCGCCGAACTCGACCCCACCTGGCGGGTGCTGGAGGCCGTGCAGCGCGTCCGCGAGCGCGTCGACCTCGGCAAGGGCCGCGAGATGACCGCCGGACAGCTCTGCGAGACCTTCGGCTTCGGCAAGGAGAAGCAGTGGACGCCGGTCGGGGACCTCTCCGGCGGTGAGCGACGACGGCTCCAGCTGCTCAGGCTCCTCATGGACGAGCCCAACGTGCTCTTCCTCGACGAGCCCACCAACGACCTCGACATCGAGACCCTGACCCAGCTGGAGGACGTGCTCGACGGCTGGCCCGGGTCGATGATCGTCATCTCCCACGACCGGTTCTTCGTCGAGCGCACCACCGACCGGGTCTTCGCCCTGCTCGGCGACGGCGCGCTCAGGATGCTGCCGCGCGGCATCGACGAGTACCTGGAGCGGCGCCGGCGCATGGAGGAGGCGGCCGCGGCCAACGCCCCGGCCGCCGCGGTGAAGCCGGCCGCTGAGGTGCCCGAGAAGAGCGCCGCCGACGTGCGCGCCGCCAAGAAGGAGCTCCAGAAGATCGAGCGGCAGCTGGACAAGGTCTCCGAGAAGGAGGCCAGGCTGCACACGCGGATCGCCGAGAACGCCACGGACTTCGCGAAGGTGGCCGAGCTCGACGCCGAGCTGCGCGAACTGGCCGGGCAGCGCGAGGAGCTGGAGATGCGCTGGCTGGAACTGGCCGAGGACGCCTGA
- a CDS encoding PQQ-binding-like beta-propeller repeat protein has protein sequence MTQPPPPPPHQPPQGGGFGPPQDQPPQPPTPPSGGSPNLGKAPEPGYGYPQTPQTPPGAPQTPPQSPAAPPTPPQPQPGYGYPQAPPQPQPGYGYPGQQPGPYGQPQQPGPYGQPTPPYGQPGQPGQPGYGYPQATVPMQAQAGAAGGRGKINAQLAIIVAAVVAIALIIGGGVWYAGSSGEGKDDTASSGGATGGKGGTDGKGGEGAPPGSKEKVPSDPASKVLFQVPAPAVSKDDNSVVVSGSWLTDQVYAKSGIAEVVGYDPAKGSKKWTIKLAGPVCTASKHVTDDNKTVIVHQPAMPTKAEPAHGCSQVAVIDLDAGEKVWTKTAGDQPISFDNVTISGGTVAAGSSEGGVAFDVAKGDVLWSPKATDTCQDMGYAGGEKLVAVRRCGSYDARQLNIQTIDPKSGKVISEYKMAKGIEYAGVVSTNPLVVAADVADSAGDGSGISDLFSIDNKTGKLLNRISVPGDEFGAECDIITKVEQCTGLAVGNGRLYIPTEEHEGSGESYSRTNEVVAFDLATGKQTGQRADAGEDYTIVPLRMDGGNVIAYKRPPYDKGGQIVSIDGGTFKQTTLLENPATETVRDVEASMLPEYSEYLYSQGRLYMSQTYASEPTSADEKEYLAIGFGISG, from the coding sequence ATGACCCAGCCGCCGCCCCCGCCGCCCCACCAGCCCCCGCAGGGGGGAGGCTTCGGGCCTCCGCAGGACCAGCCGCCGCAGCCGCCGACCCCGCCGTCGGGCGGTTCCCCGAACCTCGGCAAGGCTCCCGAACCGGGCTACGGCTACCCGCAGACGCCGCAGACCCCTCCGGGGGCCCCGCAGACGCCGCCGCAGTCGCCCGCGGCCCCGCCGACCCCGCCGCAGCCGCAGCCGGGGTACGGGTACCCGCAGGCTCCCCCGCAGCCCCAGCCCGGTTACGGCTACCCCGGCCAGCAGCCCGGCCCGTACGGGCAGCCGCAGCAGCCGGGGCCCTACGGGCAGCCGACTCCGCCGTACGGGCAGCCGGGCCAGCCCGGACAGCCCGGCTACGGCTATCCGCAGGCGACCGTGCCGATGCAGGCCCAGGCGGGCGCGGCGGGCGGCCGCGGGAAGATCAACGCGCAGCTGGCGATCATCGTGGCGGCGGTCGTCGCGATCGCGCTGATCATCGGCGGCGGTGTCTGGTACGCCGGGTCCTCCGGCGAGGGCAAGGACGACACCGCGAGCTCCGGCGGCGCCACCGGCGGCAAGGGCGGCACGGACGGGAAGGGCGGCGAGGGCGCGCCCCCCGGCAGCAAGGAGAAGGTGCCGTCCGACCCCGCGTCCAAGGTGCTCTTCCAGGTGCCCGCGCCCGCGGTGAGCAAGGACGACAACAGCGTCGTCGTCTCCGGCTCGTGGCTCACCGACCAGGTGTACGCCAAGAGCGGCATCGCCGAGGTCGTCGGCTACGACCCCGCCAAGGGCAGCAAGAAGTGGACCATCAAGCTGGCCGGGCCCGTGTGCACGGCCAGCAAGCACGTCACCGACGACAACAAGACGGTCATCGTCCACCAGCCCGCGATGCCGACCAAGGCGGAGCCCGCGCACGGCTGTTCCCAGGTCGCGGTCATCGACCTGGACGCGGGCGAGAAGGTGTGGACGAAGACCGCCGGCGACCAGCCGATCTCCTTCGACAACGTCACGATCAGCGGTGGCACCGTCGCGGCCGGCAGCAGCGAGGGCGGCGTCGCCTTCGACGTGGCCAAGGGCGACGTCCTCTGGTCCCCGAAGGCGACCGACACCTGCCAGGACATGGGCTACGCGGGCGGCGAGAAGCTGGTCGCGGTGCGCCGGTGCGGGTCGTACGACGCCCGGCAGCTCAACATCCAGACCATCGACCCGAAGTCCGGCAAGGTGATCTCCGAGTACAAGATGGCCAAGGGCATCGAGTACGCGGGCGTCGTGTCGACGAACCCGCTGGTCGTGGCCGCCGACGTCGCGGACTCCGCCGGTGACGGCAGCGGCATCTCGGACCTGTTCTCCATCGACAACAAGACCGGGAAGCTGCTGAACCGCATCTCGGTGCCGGGTGACGAGTTCGGGGCCGAGTGCGACATCATCACCAAGGTCGAGCAGTGCACGGGCCTCGCGGTCGGCAACGGACGGCTCTACATCCCGACCGAGGAGCACGAGGGCAGCGGTGAGTCCTACAGCCGCACCAACGAGGTCGTCGCCTTCGACCTCGCCACCGGGAAGCAGACCGGGCAGCGCGCGGACGCCGGCGAGGACTACACGATCGTCCCGCTGCGCATGGACGGCGGCAACGTGATCGCCTACAAGCGCCCGCCCTACGACAAGGGCGGCCAGATCGTCAGCATCGACGGCGGGACCTTCAAGCAGACCACGCTGCTGGAGAACCCGGCGACGGAGACGGTGCGGGACGTGGAGGCGAGCATGCTGCCGGAGTACTCCGAGTACCTCTACTCGCAGGGACGCCTGTACATGTCGCAGACGTACGCCAGCGAGCCGACCAGCGCGGACGAGAAGGAGTACCTCGCGATCGGGTTCGGCATCAGCGGCTGA
- a CDS encoding resuscitation-promoting factor, whose translation MSRTQPETHESPAPYDVHSAPTLAYGETYRPARRVTGVVLPRQGAAKAPAPAPADGRAARRRRARDAARGDGSLRRLVPRALVVAFLAGGTTAFVAKDKAVELTVDGAPRTLHTFADDVTGLLAEEGVQVGAHDVIVPAPGTPLTSGEEVTVRYGRPVLLTLDGHRRQLWTTAETVAGALRGLGVRIEGAYLSAPASRRIGREGLALDVRTERVVTVMADGRARTVRTNAATVGEAVEEAGVTLRGQDTTSVPATGFPRDGQTVTVLRITGSQEVREDPVPFAVRRTEDPSLHRGTEVVEQAGAPGLRRTTYALRTVNGVRQKPRLLRTEVVREPRPQLVRVGTRPRPEPVRGADHLHWQALAACESGGRPDAVDPSGTYGGLYQLDTPTWHSVGGEGRPQDATPGEQTYRAKKLYARSGPNPWPHCGARLQS comes from the coding sequence GTGAGCAGAACCCAGCCCGAGACCCACGAGTCGCCGGCACCGTACGACGTGCACAGTGCACCGACCCTGGCGTACGGCGAGACCTACCGGCCCGCCCGCCGGGTGACCGGGGTGGTGCTGCCCCGGCAGGGCGCCGCGAAGGCGCCGGCCCCCGCCCCGGCCGACGGCAGGGCGGCACGCCGCCGCCGGGCCCGGGACGCCGCGCGCGGCGACGGCTCCCTGCGCCGGCTGGTGCCGCGGGCCCTGGTCGTGGCGTTCCTCGCGGGCGGCACCACCGCCTTCGTCGCCAAGGACAAGGCGGTCGAGCTGACCGTCGACGGCGCACCGCGCACCCTGCACACCTTCGCCGACGACGTGACCGGACTGCTCGCCGAGGAGGGCGTCCAGGTCGGCGCCCACGACGTCATCGTGCCCGCGCCGGGCACCCCGCTGACCAGCGGCGAGGAGGTCACCGTCCGGTACGGACGGCCCGTGCTGCTCACCCTCGACGGCCACCGCCGCCAGCTGTGGACGACCGCCGAGACGGTGGCGGGGGCGCTGCGCGGACTCGGCGTCCGCATCGAGGGCGCGTACCTGTCCGCCCCCGCCTCCCGGCGCATCGGACGCGAGGGCCTCGCGCTGGACGTGCGGACCGAGCGGGTGGTGACGGTCATGGCGGACGGCCGGGCCCGCACCGTCCGCACCAACGCCGCGACCGTGGGCGAGGCCGTGGAGGAGGCCGGGGTGACGCTGCGCGGCCAGGACACGACGTCCGTCCCGGCGACCGGTTTCCCCCGCGACGGACAGACCGTCACGGTGCTGCGCATCACCGGCTCCCAGGAGGTCCGCGAGGACCCGGTCCCCTTCGCCGTACGACGGACCGAGGACCCCTCGCTCCACCGGGGCACGGAGGTCGTCGAGCAGGCGGGCGCACCCGGGCTGCGGCGGACCACGTACGCCCTGCGCACCGTCAACGGCGTCCGGCAGAAACCCCGCCTGCTGCGCACCGAGGTGGTGCGCGAGCCCCGTCCGCAGCTCGTCCGGGTCGGCACCCGCCCCCGGCCCGAGCCCGTGCGGGGCGCCGACCACCTGCACTGGCAGGCGCTGGCCGCGTGCGAGTCGGGCGGCCGCCCGGACGCCGTCGACCCCTCGGGCACCTACGGGGGCCTCTACCAGCTCGACACCCCCACCTGGCACAGCGTCGGCGGCGAGGGCCGCCCCCAGGACGCGACGCCCGGCGAGCAGACGTACCGGGCGAAGAAGCTGTACGCCCGCAGCGGCCCGAACCCCTGGCCGCACTGCGGGGCCCGCCTCCAGAGCTGA
- a CDS encoding PQQ-binding-like beta-propeller repeat protein codes for MSQPPNQPPQGGFGAPQEPPPGGFGAPTPPPPQGPPPTPPQGPPAGPPPGYGYPQQPAQPGPYGQPGPYTSGPYAQPQQPGPYGGQPGYGYPQPQFPGAPGTPPPGGSGSRNPFKGKPALVVGAAVAALLVIGGSVWAVTASGGDDKDKKPVAGKSDDPKPSASGGAPVNPGDGSGDGGEDPDDLNEGRQAGESKVLWYKEAPDAPGSGADAPGMWVTDKTAVKAAYKQLFAYGVADGKPSWDPVAFPEKICAVTPEKTADDKIVVAYMSGSSDRAKCNKLQEIDLATGAKGWSEEVADGELFDSTLSVELNLSGDILMVGRSQSGTAYDVTSGKKLYDKKRYGDACFPAGFAGSATKLVQVASCGAGGNNEHDELQGLDPKTGKVQWTYKYEKGWRVARAYSVDPLVVYATNEDKKVWNISTFTSGGKVLEQVGVDEDFAPECGWAILERDLQGCAGVAVAAGTLYLPTEATTGANEIVAVNLTTGKEKWRVKSPADETMTPIKVEGDRLIAYVQPSYDAGGQVVSIATGGGSHEPVKLLQNPQGVADIESSFYSKDIDWVDGRFYISSTRLTGNDDAKEKLMLAFGK; via the coding sequence ATGAGCCAGCCGCCCAACCAGCCGCCGCAGGGCGGCTTCGGAGCACCGCAGGAACCACCGCCGGGAGGCTTCGGGGCACCGACCCCGCCGCCCCCGCAGGGTCCGCCCCCGACACCGCCGCAGGGCCCGCCGGCCGGACCGCCGCCGGGGTACGGCTACCCGCAGCAGCCGGCGCAGCCCGGCCCGTACGGGCAGCCGGGGCCGTACACCTCCGGCCCGTACGCACAGCCCCAGCAGCCGGGACCGTACGGCGGGCAGCCCGGGTACGGGTATCCGCAGCCGCAGTTCCCTGGTGCGCCCGGCACCCCGCCGCCCGGCGGTTCCGGGTCCCGCAACCCCTTCAAGGGCAAGCCGGCCCTGGTGGTGGGCGCCGCGGTCGCGGCCCTGCTCGTCATCGGCGGCAGCGTGTGGGCGGTCACCGCGAGCGGCGGCGACGACAAGGACAAGAAGCCGGTCGCCGGCAAGAGCGACGACCCCAAGCCCTCCGCTTCCGGCGGCGCCCCGGTCAACCCCGGTGACGGCAGCGGCGACGGCGGCGAGGACCCCGACGACCTCAACGAGGGCCGTCAGGCGGGCGAGTCGAAGGTGCTCTGGTACAAGGAGGCGCCCGACGCCCCCGGTTCCGGCGCCGACGCCCCCGGCATGTGGGTCACCGACAAGACGGCCGTGAAGGCGGCGTACAAGCAGCTCTTCGCGTACGGCGTCGCTGACGGGAAGCCCTCCTGGGACCCGGTCGCCTTCCCGGAGAAGATCTGCGCGGTCACCCCGGAGAAGACGGCCGACGACAAGATCGTCGTCGCCTACATGAGCGGTTCCAGCGACCGCGCCAAGTGCAACAAGCTCCAGGAGATCGACCTCGCCACCGGCGCGAAGGGCTGGAGCGAGGAGGTCGCCGACGGCGAGCTGTTCGACTCCACGCTCTCCGTCGAGCTGAACCTCAGCGGCGACATCCTCATGGTCGGCCGCTCCCAGTCCGGCACCGCCTACGACGTCACCAGCGGCAAGAAGCTGTACGACAAGAAGCGGTACGGCGACGCCTGCTTCCCGGCCGGCTTCGCGGGCAGCGCCACCAAGCTCGTCCAGGTCGCCTCCTGCGGTGCCGGCGGCAACAACGAGCACGACGAGCTCCAGGGCCTCGACCCGAAGACCGGCAAGGTCCAGTGGACCTACAAGTACGAGAAGGGCTGGCGGGTCGCCCGCGCCTACTCCGTCGACCCGCTCGTCGTCTACGCCACCAACGAGGACAAGAAGGTCTGGAACATCTCCACCTTCACCTCCGGCGGCAAGGTCCTCGAACAGGTCGGCGTCGACGAGGACTTCGCCCCCGAGTGCGGCTGGGCCATCCTCGAACGCGACCTCCAGGGCTGCGCGGGCGTCGCCGTCGCCGCGGGCACCCTCTACCTGCCGACCGAGGCGACCACCGGCGCCAACGAGATCGTCGCGGTCAACCTCACCACCGGCAAGGAGAAGTGGCGCGTCAAGTCCCCCGCGGACGAGACGATGACGCCGATCAAGGTCGAGGGCGACCGGCTCATCGCCTACGTCCAGCCGTCCTACGACGCGGGCGGCCAGGTCGTGTCCATCGCCACCGGCGGCGGCAGCCACGAGCCGGTCAAGCTGCTCCAGAACCCGCAGGGCGTCGCGGACATCGAGAGCAGTTTCTACTCCAAGGACATCGACTGGGTCGACGGGCGGTTCTACATCTCCAGCACCCGTCTGACCGGGAACGACGACGCCAAGGAGAAGTTGATGCTCGCCTTCGGCAAGTGA
- a CDS encoding 4-(cytidine 5'-diphospho)-2-C-methyl-D-erythritol kinase — translation MSVTVRVPAKVNVQLAVGGVRPDGFHDLANVFLAVSLHDEVTATPSPEGLRVTCEGPDADQVPLDRTNLAARAALALAERYGRRPDVHLHIAKDIPVAGGMAGGSADCAGALVACDALWGTGASRDELLAICAELGSDVPFSLVGGAALGTGRGEKLTALEVGGDFHWVFAMAAKGLSTPAVFREFDRLGEGLEIPEPAADQAVLDALAKGDPAALAVAVSNDLQPAALSLFPQLSDTLAAGRAAGALAALVSGSGPTTAFLATDARSASDIAGVLRASGTCRDVRTASGPAPGATVRD, via the coding sequence GTGAGCGTGACGGTCCGCGTCCCCGCCAAGGTCAACGTCCAGCTCGCGGTCGGCGGTGTGCGCCCCGACGGCTTCCACGACCTGGCCAACGTCTTCCTCGCCGTCTCGCTCCACGACGAGGTCACCGCGACCCCCTCGCCGGAGGGCCTGCGCGTCACCTGCGAGGGGCCGGACGCCGACCAGGTCCCCCTCGACCGCACCAACCTCGCCGCCCGCGCGGCACTCGCCCTCGCCGAGCGCTACGGCCGCCGGCCCGACGTGCACCTGCACATCGCCAAGGACATCCCCGTCGCCGGCGGCATGGCGGGCGGCAGCGCGGACTGCGCCGGCGCACTGGTCGCCTGCGACGCCCTGTGGGGCACCGGCGCCTCCCGCGACGAGCTGCTCGCGATCTGCGCCGAACTGGGCAGCGACGTGCCGTTCAGCCTGGTCGGCGGGGCCGCGCTCGGCACCGGGCGGGGCGAGAAGCTGACCGCGCTGGAGGTCGGCGGCGACTTCCACTGGGTGTTCGCGATGGCCGCGAAGGGGCTCTCCACCCCGGCCGTGTTCCGCGAGTTCGACCGGCTGGGCGAGGGACTGGAGATCCCCGAGCCGGCCGCCGACCAGGCCGTGCTGGACGCCCTCGCCAAGGGCGACCCCGCCGCGCTCGCCGTCGCCGTCTCCAACGACCTCCAGCCCGCCGCCCTCTCGCTCTTCCCGCAGCTGTCCGACACCCTCGCCGCGGGGCGGGCGGCCGGGGCGCTGGCCGCGCTGGTCTCGGGCTCGGGGCCGACCACGGCCTTCCTCGCCACGGACGCCCGGTCGGCGTCCGACATCGCCGGGGTGCTGCGGGCCTCCGGGACCTGCCGGGACGTCCGCACCGCGTCCGGTCCGGCCCCCGGGGCGACCGTCCGGGACTGA
- a CDS encoding helix-turn-helix transcriptional regulator, producing MGVRLMVVDDHRLLAEALASALKLRGHRVLAAAAPAAGAAELVISRAPEVCLLGTATPAEPGIFDPVVRIKRERPQVAVLVLGPVPNPRGIAAAFAAGASGYVRHDERIEGVERSIMKARAGEAAVAPSLLQGAFGELLNPAAQPDDEGQRLLQMLTPREVEVLVRVADGEDTRLIAAGMGIAPSTARTHVQRVLMKLGVGSRLEAAALAARTGLLDRAGASGG from the coding sequence ATGGGAGTGAGGCTCATGGTGGTCGACGACCACCGACTGCTCGCCGAGGCGCTGGCCTCGGCGCTGAAGCTGCGGGGCCACCGGGTGCTCGCCGCGGCGGCGCCGGCCGCCGGGGCGGCGGAGCTGGTGATCAGCCGGGCGCCGGAGGTGTGCCTGCTGGGGACGGCGACACCGGCCGAGCCGGGGATCTTCGATCCGGTGGTGCGGATCAAGCGGGAGCGTCCGCAGGTGGCGGTGCTGGTGCTGGGCCCGGTGCCGAACCCGCGCGGGATCGCGGCGGCCTTCGCGGCGGGGGCCTCGGGGTACGTCCGGCACGACGAGCGGATAGAGGGCGTCGAGCGGTCGATCATGAAGGCGCGGGCCGGGGAGGCGGCGGTGGCGCCGTCGTTGCTGCAGGGGGCCTTCGGGGAGCTGCTGAATCCGGCGGCGCAGCCCGACGACGAGGGGCAGCGGCTGCTCCAGATGCTCACGCCGAGGGAGGTGGAGGTGCTGGTGCGGGTCGCCGACGGCGAGGACACCCGGCTGATCGCGGCGGGGATGGGGATCGCACCGTCCACGGCTCGGACGCATGTGCAGCGGGTGCTGATGAAGCTGGGGGTGGGCTCCCGGCTGGAGGCGGCGGCGCTGGCGGCTCGGACGGGGTTGCTGGACCGGGCGGGGGCCTCCGGCGGTTGA
- the rsmA gene encoding 16S rRNA (adenine(1518)-N(6)/adenine(1519)-N(6))-dimethyltransferase RsmA: MSSPTPDALLGPADVRELAAALGVRPTKQRGQNFVIDANTVRRIVRTAEVRPDDVVVEVGPGLGSLTLALLEAADRVTAVEIDDVLAGALPATVAARMPERAERFALVHSDAMHVGELPGPAPTALVANLPYNVAVPVLLHMLETFPTIERTLVMVQAEVADRLAAGPGSKVYGVPSVKANWYAEVKRAGSIGRNVFWPAPNVDSGLVSLVRRSEPLKTTASRREVFAVVDAAFAQRRKTLRAALAGWAGSAAAAEAALVAAGVSPQARGEALTVEEFARIAEHKE, from the coding sequence GTGAGCAGCCCCACCCCCGACGCCCTTCTCGGGCCCGCCGACGTCCGCGAACTCGCGGCAGCGCTCGGCGTGCGCCCCACCAAGCAGCGCGGCCAGAACTTCGTCATCGACGCGAACACGGTCCGCCGTATCGTCCGCACCGCCGAGGTACGCCCCGACGACGTGGTGGTCGAGGTGGGACCGGGTCTCGGCTCGCTCACCCTGGCCCTGCTGGAGGCCGCCGACCGGGTCACCGCCGTCGAGATCGACGACGTCCTCGCCGGCGCCCTCCCCGCCACCGTCGCCGCCCGGATGCCCGAGCGCGCCGAGCGGTTCGCCCTCGTCCACTCCGACGCGATGCACGTGGGCGAGCTGCCGGGCCCCGCCCCCACCGCGCTGGTCGCCAACCTGCCGTACAACGTGGCCGTGCCCGTGCTCCTGCACATGCTCGAGACCTTCCCGACCATCGAGCGCACCCTCGTCATGGTGCAGGCCGAGGTCGCCGACCGGCTCGCCGCCGGACCCGGCTCGAAGGTGTACGGCGTGCCCTCCGTCAAGGCCAACTGGTACGCCGAGGTGAAGCGGGCCGGCTCCATCGGCCGCAACGTCTTCTGGCCCGCGCCCAACGTCGACAGCGGGCTGGTCTCGCTCGTCCGGCGCAGCGAGCCGCTGAAGACCACCGCGTCCCGGCGTGAGGTCTTCGCCGTCGTCGACGCCGCGTTCGCCCAGCGCCGCAAGACCCTGCGGGCCGCCCTCGCGGGCTGGGCCGGGTCGGCGGCGGCCGCCGAGGCCGCCCTCGTCGCCGCGGGCGTGTCGCCGCAGGCGCGCGGAGAGGCGCTGACCGTGGAAGAGTTCGCGCGTATCGCCGAACACAAGGAGTGA